A DNA window from Acinetobacter sp. 10FS3-1 contains the following coding sequences:
- a CDS encoding tape measure protein encodes MSGKNLTFKLIMDADTKGFVGNIKQSEDAAKSVFNAIKQESERLKQATADASKEIGNIIPKGTSELADKLSQSLNAATGIIKDAGDNAKSTASNFTDFGNKAEKALGQLKGDLAEAKRNLEAFSKTSASPADIETAKLQVDQLEKEVQQADQAFNNFQAEVGKANTNLREADTAAQSAQKGIDGAKFAVNALVGAMAAIGVGLGIRELAEAADSYTNLSARINIATSEGGNFTHAMAGVHQVALMTNSSLDATAGLFTKVNDTGKQMGMTQQQSLDLVKTINMAIQTGGGSAAAADAAITQFTQALQSGVLRGDEFNSIMEQAPGISKALAQSLGVTTGELRKMAENGELSAEKVIKALQGQSAAIEADYNKFPTTIGNALQRIQTQWQILIGTMDQSTGASATVAQWLVTLADNMSTVETLLKDIGSGFVWIGDQLTFIDISIFESLKSALSSAYDAIKDVVSTLFDLGKTIADILGTSLTNALSVLSSFTGEATAAGEQVSFLERVLQGLSIAFGFIADGATAIKISINLLAGAMFDLASAANSVLAAVTWGDVSKQFAANADTMKAKAKQYYAEADKDAMDFESKGMQRMEEAAQTQDEKNAKTIAKNKETFAELAKQAIDYTEKSKGLADERAAIDAQLNQARKDGNQSTIDAIIQKSNELEGREKEHAANKAALDKDMLASAQDYAEAAIKANGGVMDGVMQADLLTKGYIVTIDEAGKVSVQAGQSAEQAAESAAKKEEALRLAKENVKKADEEYLAYQKQAAAERALLEQQIEQAKKTGDLNALASAQSSINAINAKEAELANNRDLRIAELNKANTGSGQVAETAYSRASAAAKLFGVDLDVSLNKVSKSFNSSGNDLNDLKTRLEEAGITGKQAGDVTYQAWLNWLETAKSQAEIDMAKAKLEQFGEQGKLSTSQVEQGLIAIKHQAQGLPDDIDPVTAAFKRLGIETKENLKLSAQQALMDYITIRDSGQATAEGIQKAYEKAAQAAALSGDQAVIASANAAGAGRDLRVEIDETGKASVKAMDDLTEANHRVRESARRIGDGYRHAGQIAREEAKSSTEAWADAVNKARGDFNKEMKRQGEALSKGIYGYDSYTKDDVLSQLKSKGYSDKEAQKLAGTIWSKAMAADRSAKEQGLGKESSVAMKALINAEFDRAAANGLTTQHGTNKINELLRSINVASTGSSLSDYAPSIPSVPSVRDTSQPTKEVTYNFDFNGKQMKFSGPAGQESLMNELVNQLKIQAKST; translated from the coding sequence ATGTCTGGTAAAAACTTAACATTCAAATTGATCATGGATGCCGACACTAAAGGTTTTGTTGGTAACATCAAGCAATCAGAGGATGCAGCTAAGTCAGTATTTAATGCAATAAAACAAGAATCAGAACGGTTGAAACAAGCAACTGCCGATGCTTCGAAAGAAATTGGAAATATTATCCCTAAAGGCACCAGTGAGTTAGCAGATAAGCTCTCCCAATCTTTAAATGCTGCCACAGGCATTATTAAGGATGCGGGTGATAATGCAAAATCTACAGCTAGTAATTTTACTGATTTCGGCAACAAAGCTGAAAAAGCATTAGGCCAACTTAAGGGTGATTTAGCAGAAGCTAAGCGAAACCTTGAGGCATTCTCCAAAACTAGTGCTTCGCCAGCAGACATTGAAACTGCAAAACTTCAAGTAGATCAGTTAGAAAAAGAAGTTCAACAGGCAGACCAGGCATTTAATAATTTTCAGGCAGAAGTAGGCAAAGCAAACACAAACTTAAGAGAAGCAGATACAGCAGCTCAGTCAGCACAAAAAGGAATAGATGGCGCAAAATTTGCGGTAAATGCTCTAGTTGGTGCTATGGCTGCAATCGGTGTTGGCTTGGGTATTCGTGAGCTTGCTGAAGCAGCAGATTCTTATACTAACCTTTCAGCCCGGATCAACATTGCAACCAGTGAAGGCGGGAACTTTACCCATGCCATGGCTGGGGTGCACCAAGTTGCGCTGATGACCAATTCAAGTCTGGATGCTACTGCAGGCCTATTCACAAAAGTGAATGATACTGGTAAGCAGATGGGGATGACCCAACAGCAAAGTCTTGATCTGGTCAAAACCATTAACATGGCCATTCAGACTGGTGGTGGATCAGCAGCTGCAGCTGATGCAGCAATAACCCAATTCACGCAAGCATTACAATCTGGCGTACTCCGTGGTGATGAATTCAACTCCATCATGGAGCAAGCTCCGGGCATCTCAAAAGCATTGGCTCAGTCACTTGGTGTAACTACCGGTGAGCTGCGTAAGATGGCCGAGAATGGTGAGCTGTCAGCCGAGAAGGTTATTAAGGCCCTACAAGGTCAATCAGCCGCGATTGAAGCTGATTACAACAAGTTCCCTACTACTATTGGCAATGCCTTACAGCGTATCCAGACACAGTGGCAAATATTGATTGGCACCATGGACCAATCAACAGGGGCATCTGCAACTGTAGCTCAGTGGTTGGTTACCTTAGCTGATAATATGAGCACTGTAGAGACATTGCTTAAGGATATCGGCAGTGGCTTTGTTTGGATTGGAGATCAATTAACATTTATTGATATCTCTATTTTTGAAAGTCTTAAATCTGCTTTATCCAGTGCTTATGATGCCATTAAGGATGTTGTTTCAACTCTATTTGATCTAGGAAAAACAATTGCAGATATCTTGGGCACCTCGCTAACCAATGCCTTATCTGTACTTTCATCATTCACTGGTGAAGCAACAGCAGCTGGTGAACAAGTCAGTTTCTTAGAGCGTGTGCTACAAGGCTTATCTATTGCATTTGGTTTTATTGCGGATGGCGCAACAGCTATTAAAATTAGTATTAATCTTTTAGCAGGTGCGATGTTTGATTTAGCCAGTGCGGCAAATAGTGTACTGGCTGCTGTAACGTGGGGTGATGTAAGCAAGCAGTTCGCCGCAAATGCAGACACCATGAAAGCCAAAGCAAAGCAGTATTACGCTGAGGCGGATAAGGATGCAATGGATTTCGAATCCAAGGGTATGCAGCGCATGGAGGAGGCTGCGCAAACTCAGGATGAAAAAAATGCCAAAACTATAGCTAAAAATAAAGAGACTTTTGCAGAGCTTGCCAAACAAGCTATTGACTACACAGAAAAATCCAAAGGCTTGGCAGACGAACGTGCTGCCATCGATGCGCAATTAAATCAAGCGCGTAAGGATGGCAACCAGTCGACCATTGATGCAATTATCCAGAAATCTAATGAGCTAGAAGGCCGTGAGAAGGAGCATGCAGCCAATAAAGCCGCATTAGATAAGGATATGCTAGCTTCTGCTCAGGACTATGCTGAGGCCGCTATCAAGGCCAATGGCGGTGTCATGGATGGCGTGATGCAGGCCGATCTATTAACTAAGGGCTATATCGTTACCATCGATGAGGCTGGCAAGGTTAGTGTTCAGGCAGGTCAGAGTGCAGAGCAGGCTGCTGAAAGCGCTGCCAAAAAAGAAGAAGCTCTAAGGCTGGCCAAGGAAAATGTTAAGAAAGCCGATGAGGAATATCTGGCTTATCAGAAACAGGCAGCAGCTGAACGTGCACTCTTGGAGCAGCAGATTGAACAGGCCAAAAAGACTGGTGACTTAAATGCATTAGCATCTGCCCAATCCTCAATTAATGCCATCAACGCTAAAGAAGCAGAGTTGGCCAATAACCGTGATTTACGTATAGCTGAATTAAATAAAGCTAATACTGGATCTGGCCAAGTGGCTGAAACAGCATATTCAAGAGCATCTGCAGCGGCGAAACTATTTGGTGTAGATCTGGATGTCTCGCTAAACAAGGTTTCTAAATCATTCAATAGCTCTGGGAATGACTTGAATGATCTAAAGACCAGATTAGAGGAGGCCGGTATTACCGGCAAGCAGGCTGGTGATGTAACCTATCAGGCTTGGCTTAACTGGCTGGAAACCGCCAAAAGCCAAGCTGAAATTGATATGGCCAAAGCCAAGCTTGAGCAGTTTGGTGAACAGGGTAAGCTATCAACTTCGCAAGTTGAGCAAGGTCTGATTGCAATTAAGCATCAAGCACAAGGTTTGCCAGATGATATTGATCCTGTAACGGCTGCTTTTAAGCGATTAGGGATTGAGACTAAAGAGAATCTTAAGCTTTCTGCGCAACAGGCGTTAATGGATTACATCACTATCCGTGATAGTGGTCAGGCTACGGCTGAAGGCATCCAAAAGGCTTATGAGAAAGCAGCACAAGCAGCCGCCTTGTCTGGTGATCAAGCAGTAATTGCATCGGCTAATGCAGCAGGTGCAGGTCGAGATCTGAGAGTTGAAATCGACGAAACAGGCAAAGCCTCTGTTAAAGCGATGGATGATTTAACCGAAGCCAACCACCGCGTACGTGAATCAGCACGCCGTATTGGTGACGGTTATCGTCATGCTGGGCAGATTGCACGTGAAGAAGCCAAATCTTCTACCGAGGCCTGGGCTGATGCGGTCAATAAGGCCAGAGGTGATTTCAATAAGGAAATGAAACGCCAAGGCGAAGCGCTGAGCAAGGGAATTTATGGATATGACTCCTATACCAAGGACGATGTCTTATCTCAACTCAAGAGCAAAGGCTACAGCGATAAGGAAGCGCAAAAGCTTGCCGGCACCATCTGGTCTAAGGCTATGGCAGCGGATCGCAGCGCCAAAGAGCAGGGTTTAGGTAAAGAGAGCAGTGTCGCAATGAAAGCATTAATCAATGCTGAATTTGATCGGGCAGCAGCGAATGGTCTGACCACTCAACACGGAACCAACAAGATCAATGAGCTGCTTCGTTCTATCAATGTAGCTTCAACTGGTTCCAGTCTGAGTGACTACGCACCATCTATTCCTTCGGTGCCATCTGTCAGAGATACTAGTCAGCCTACCAAAGAAGTTACTTATAACTTTGATTTCAATGGTAAGCAGATGAAATTTAGCGGGCCTGCTGGACAGGAATCCTTAATGAATGAACTTGTGAATCAATTAAAAATACAGGCGAAATCAACATGA
- a CDS encoding Pmp3 family protein produces the protein MATVECLVCGHVGAPKTKGSFAITIILLFIGLLPGIIYEIWRRSGGKVCGACGSHSVKLYMPVQRVIQQPVNHAPHVEPIKTYNKTKLVAEDAYSYNAGVRLNQEGKNENPDFKECPFCAEEIKIAAIKCKHCGSALEGTS, from the coding sequence ATGGCTACAGTTGAGTGTTTAGTGTGTGGTCATGTTGGGGCCCCAAAGACAAAGGGTAGTTTTGCTATAACCATCATTTTGCTATTTATAGGTCTTCTCCCCGGAATAATATATGAAATTTGGCGAAGATCTGGAGGCAAGGTGTGTGGTGCTTGTGGTAGCCACAGTGTAAAGCTTTATATGCCTGTGCAAAGAGTCATACAGCAGCCTGTTAATCATGCACCACATGTTGAGCCAATCAAAACCTATAATAAAACCAAATTGGTGGCAGAAGATGCTTACTCATACAATGCTGGAGTAAGACTTAATCAAGAGGGAAAAAATGAAAATCCTGATTTTAAAGAATGCCCATTTTGCGCTGAAGAAATAAAGATAGCTGCAATTAAGTGTAAGCACTGCGGCTCAGCATTAGAAGGCACTTCCTGA
- a CDS encoding Rha family transcriptional regulator — MNMMTTLNLRAMVSNENGEPKTTSYAVAEAFKKRHSDVLRAIKNMKCSQKFRERNFAFTLENKQIGNTKRNTGFYQMTERGFMFLVMGFSGEKADAIKESFIDAFEWMSNQITQAFQSKWARYNHIVGYRENRKQQVSCSARDMNVWKHEKHPLDHEIAQLERELQPSLPFASVVQS, encoded by the coding sequence ATGAACATGATGACAACATTAAATTTACGAGCCATGGTCTCAAATGAAAATGGCGAACCAAAGACAACCAGTTATGCAGTGGCGGAAGCATTTAAAAAACGACACTCCGATGTGCTTCGAGCAATTAAAAACATGAAGTGCTCGCAGAAATTCCGTGAGCGCAATTTTGCGTTTACCTTAGAAAACAAACAGATAGGTAACACGAAAAGAAATACGGGCTTTTATCAAATGACAGAACGTGGCTTCATGTTTCTTGTCATGGGGTTTAGTGGTGAAAAAGCCGATGCTATCAAAGAATCATTTATTGATGCATTTGAGTGGATGTCAAACCAAATAACTCAAGCCTTCCAATCTAAATGGGCCAGATATAACCATATTGTTGGGTATCGCGAAAATCGCAAACAGCAAGTTAGTTGCTCAGCTAGAGACATGAATGTGTGGAAACATGAAAAGCATCCACTTGATCATGAAATAGCGCAATTAGAAAGAGAATTACAGCCATCGCTACCATTTGCGAGCGTGGTGCAATCATGA